One window from the genome of Streptomyces sp. WZ-12 encodes:
- the nrdR gene encoding transcriptional regulator NrdR: MHCPFCRHPDSRVVDSRTTDDGTAIRRRRQCPDCSRRFTTVETASLMVIKRSGVTEPFSRTKVIAGVRKACQGRPVTEDALAKLGQRVEEAVRATGSAELTTHDVGLAILGPLQELDLVAYLRFASVYRAFNSLEDFEAAIAELREQREQGPPAHGGADEGAGEPVVPVPANAAD, translated from the coding sequence ATGCACTGCCCCTTCTGCAGGCACCCGGACAGTCGGGTCGTCGACAGCCGCACCACGGACGACGGGACGGCGATCCGCCGCCGGCGCCAGTGCCCCGACTGCTCCCGCCGCTTCACGACCGTCGAGACGGCGTCGTTGATGGTGATCAAGCGGAGCGGGGTCACCGAGCCCTTCAGTCGCACCAAGGTCATCGCGGGCGTGCGGAAGGCGTGCCAGGGCCGCCCGGTCACCGAGGACGCCCTCGCCAAGCTCGGCCAGCGGGTCGAGGAGGCGGTGCGCGCCACCGGCAGCGCCGAGCTGACCACCCATGATGTCGGGCTCGCCATACTGGGCCCGTTGCAGGAACTCGACCTCGTCGCGTACCTGCGCTTCGCGTCCGTCTACCGGGCGTTCAACTCACTTGAGGACTTCGAGGCGGCCATCGCCGAGCTGCGTGAGCAGCGCGAGCAGGGGCCGCCCGCGCACGGCGGGGCCGACGAGGGGGCCGGCGAGCCGGTCGTTCCCGTGCCCGCCAACGCTGCCGACTAG
- the lexA gene encoding transcriptional repressor LexA — translation MTTTADSATITAQSHSQSRFEQPQRAPRPMDETTSDSEEHKPARSLPGRPPGIRADSSGLTDRQRRVIEVIRDSVQRRGYPPSMREIGQAVGLSSTSSVAHQLMALERKGFLRRDPHRPRAYEVRASDQPTSAATETAGKPAASYVPLVGRIAAGGPILAEESVEDVFPLPRQLVGDGELFVLKVVGDSMIEAAICDGDWVTVRRQPVAENGDIVAAMLDGEATVKRFKREDGHVWLLPHNAAYQPIPGDEATILGKVVAVLRRV, via the coding sequence GTGACCACTACCGCAGACAGCGCGACCATCACCGCACAAAGCCACTCCCAGAGCCGATTCGAGCAACCGCAAAGGGCACCGCGGCCGATGGACGAGACCACGTCGGACTCCGAAGAGCACAAGCCCGCCCGCTCGTTGCCGGGTCGCCCTCCGGGTATTCGTGCCGACAGTTCCGGGCTCACCGACCGCCAGCGCCGGGTGATCGAGGTGATCCGGGATTCGGTGCAGCGGCGCGGCTATCCACCGTCGATGCGGGAGATCGGCCAGGCCGTCGGGCTCTCCAGCACCTCCTCCGTCGCGCACCAACTCATGGCCCTGGAGCGGAAGGGCTTCCTCCGGCGCGACCCGCACCGCCCGCGGGCGTACGAGGTCCGCGCCTCGGACCAGCCGACGAGCGCGGCGACGGAGACCGCCGGCAAGCCCGCCGCGTCCTACGTCCCGCTGGTCGGCCGGATCGCGGCCGGCGGGCCGATCCTGGCCGAGGAGTCCGTCGAGGACGTCTTCCCGCTCCCCCGTCAACTGGTCGGCGACGGCGAGCTGTTCGTGCTGAAGGTCGTCGGCGACTCGATGATCGAGGCGGCCATCTGTGACGGCGACTGGGTCACCGTCCGCCGCCAGCCGGTCGCCGAGAACGGCGACATCGTCGCCGCCATGCTCGACGGGGAGGCGACCGTCAAGCGCTTCAAGCGCGAGGACGGCCATGTCTGGCTGCTGCCGCACAACGCCGCGTACCAGCCCATCCCCGGCGACGAGGCGACCATCCTCGGCAAGGTGGTCGCGGTGCTGCGCCGGGTCTGA
- a CDS encoding ATP-dependent DNA helicase, producing the protein MTKPSLPDLLHAAVTAVGGTERPGQVAMAEAVAEAVDDNAHLLVQAGTGTGKSLGYLVPALAHGERVVIATATLALQRQLVERDLPRTVEALHPQLRRRPQFAMLKGRSNYVCLHRLHEGAPQDEEDGLFDVFEQAAPTSKLGQDLLRLRDWADETETGDRDDLTPGVSDRAWGQVSVSSRECVGASKCAYGAECFAEAARERAKLADVVITNHALLAIDAIEGAPVLPQHEVLIIDEGHELVSRVTGVATGELTPGQVNRAVRRAAKLVNEKAADQLQTAAETFERLMELALPGRLEEIPEELGYCLMALRDAARTVIVALGSTRDKSVQDEDAVRKQALASVENVHDVAERITGGSEYDVVWYERHDRFGASLRVAPLSVSGLLREKLFTDRSVVLTSATLKLGGDFNGVAASLGLGPEGTAREDEPVWKGLDVGSPFDYGKQGILYVAKHLAQPGREGSRDDMLDELADLIEAAGGRTLGLFSSMRGAQAAAEAMRGRLDMPVLLQGEETLGELIRTFAADARTCLFGTLSLWQGVDVPGPNCQLVVMDRVPFPRPDDPLMSARQKAVEEAGGNGFMAVAATHAALLMAQGAGRLVRATGDRGVVAVLDPRVERARYGSFLRKSMPDFWYTTDRNQVRRSLARIDQAAKEAEAAEK; encoded by the coding sequence ATGACGAAGCCCTCTCTCCCCGATCTGCTCCATGCCGCCGTCACCGCCGTCGGCGGCACCGAGCGGCCCGGCCAGGTGGCCATGGCCGAGGCCGTCGCCGAGGCCGTGGACGACAACGCCCACCTGTTGGTACAGGCCGGCACCGGCACCGGAAAGTCCCTCGGCTATCTGGTGCCGGCGCTGGCCCACGGCGAGCGGGTGGTGATCGCCACGGCCACCCTCGCCCTCCAGCGCCAGCTCGTCGAGCGCGATCTGCCGCGGACGGTCGAGGCGCTCCATCCGCAGCTGCGCCGCCGGCCGCAGTTCGCGATGCTCAAGGGCCGCTCCAACTACGTCTGCCTGCACCGCCTCCACGAGGGTGCCCCGCAGGACGAGGAGGACGGCCTCTTCGACGTCTTCGAGCAGGCCGCGCCCACCAGCAAGCTGGGCCAGGACCTGCTGCGGCTGCGGGACTGGGCGGACGAGACCGAGACCGGCGACCGCGACGACCTGACCCCCGGCGTCTCCGACCGCGCCTGGGGCCAGGTGTCGGTCTCGTCCCGGGAGTGCGTGGGCGCGTCGAAGTGCGCGTACGGCGCGGAGTGCTTCGCCGAGGCGGCCCGGGAGCGGGCCAAGCTGGCCGACGTGGTGATCACCAACCACGCGCTGCTGGCGATCGACGCCATCGAGGGCGCCCCGGTCCTGCCGCAGCACGAGGTGCTGATCATCGACGAGGGCCACGAGCTGGTCTCCCGGGTCACCGGCGTGGCCACCGGCGAGCTCACCCCCGGCCAGGTCAACCGCGCCGTCCGCCGCGCCGCCAAGCTGGTCAACGAGAAGGCGGCCGACCAGCTCCAGACCGCCGCGGAGACCTTCGAGCGGCTGATGGAGCTGGCGCTGCCCGGCCGCCTGGAGGAGATCCCCGAGGAGCTGGGGTACTGCCTGATGGCGCTGCGGGACGCCGCCCGCACGGTGATCGTCGCGCTCGGCTCCACCCGCGACAAGTCGGTCCAGGACGAGGACGCCGTCCGCAAGCAGGCCCTGGCCTCCGTGGAGAACGTCCACGACGTCGCCGAGCGGATCACCGGCGGCTCCGAGTACGACGTGGTCTGGTACGAGCGCCACGACCGCTTCGGCGCCTCGCTGCGGGTGGCGCCGCTGTCGGTCTCCGGCCTGCTGCGGGAGAAGCTGTTCACCGACCGCTCCGTGGTGCTGACCTCCGCCACCCTCAAGCTGGGCGGCGACTTCAACGGCGTGGCCGCCTCGTTGGGCCTGGGCCCGGAGGGCACCGCGCGCGAGGACGAGCCGGTGTGGAAGGGCCTGGACGTCGGCTCGCCCTTCGACTACGGCAAGCAGGGCATCCTCTACGTCGCCAAGCACCTCGCCCAGCCCGGCCGGGAGGGCAGTCGCGACGACATGCTGGACGAGCTGGCGGATCTGATCGAGGCGGCCGGCGGCCGGACGCTGGGGCTGTTCTCCTCCATGCGGGGCGCCCAGGCCGCGGCGGAGGCGATGCGCGGCCGGCTGGACATGCCGGTCCTGCTCCAGGGCGAGGAGACGCTCGGCGAGCTGATCCGGACGTTCGCCGCGGACGCCCGGACGTGCCTGTTCGGCACGCTGTCGCTGTGGCAGGGCGTGGATGTGCCGGGCCCCAACTGCCAGTTGGTGGTGATGGACCGGGTGCCGTTCCCGCGGCCCGACGACCCGCTGATGAGCGCACGGCAGAAGGCCGTGGAGGAGGCCGGCGGCAATGGCTTCATGGCGGTCGCGGCGACCCATGCCGCGCTGCTGATGGCCCAGGGCGCGGGCCGGCTGGTCCGGGCCACCGGTGACCGCGGCGTGGTCGCGGTGCTGGACCCACGGGTGGAGCGGGCCCGTTACGGCTCCTTCCTCCGCAAGTCCATGCCGGACTTCTGGTACACCACGGACCGGAATCAGGTCCGCCGCTCGCTGGCCCGCATCGACCAGGCGGCCAAGGAGGCCGAGGCGGCGGAGAAGTAG
- a CDS encoding IucA/IucC family protein: MSRPSAPAGRPDPSAASGPAPSQGAWQRAARRLFAKTLGEFAYEEILTPEPEGPAPDGRTRYRLPVADDLTYRFTARRGAYGHWRVDADSITPHADPLRFLTRAHDTVLGLSGDTTGHLIRELTATLAADTRLDATALSAADLADLDYAALEGHQTGHPWLVANKGRLGFSATDAETWAPEARAPRRLPWLAAHRRIAHYRGVPALATPDRLYDGELDPATARAFAATLADAGRNPADYLYLPVHPWQWDETIAPLFAPQLADGSIIALPTDNDLRLPQQSIRTFLNLTRPQARTVKLPLSILNTLVWRGLPTERTLAAPAVTGWMHSLRDGDTYLRDETRVILLGETASVTVEHPLYDRLPGVPYQYKELLGCIWREPLTHYLVPGERARTLASLLQTDPTGRALTAELVDRSGLTPQGWLTRLFAALLPPLLHFLYQYGTVFSPHGENAIVVFDENDIPTRLAMKDFVDDVNTSAQPLPEHDGMPDDVRAVLLTEPPAFLTQFIHSGLFVGVFRYLAPLCEDQLGVPEGEFWSLVRAEILRHHERFPHLKERQETFDLLTPEIERLCLNRNRLHVDGYRDRRDRPHAAVHGTVPNPLHVP; encoded by the coding sequence GTGTCCCGTCCTTCCGCTCCCGCCGGCCGACCTGACCCGTCCGCCGCGTCCGGGCCCGCCCCGTCGCAGGGCGCCTGGCAGCGCGCCGCCCGCCGGCTGTTCGCCAAGACCCTCGGGGAATTCGCCTACGAGGAGATCCTCACCCCCGAACCCGAAGGCCCCGCCCCCGACGGCCGCACCCGCTACCGCCTGCCCGTCGCCGACGACCTCACCTACCGCTTCACCGCCCGCAGAGGCGCCTACGGGCACTGGCGCGTCGACGCCGACTCGATCACCCCGCACGCCGATCCCCTCCGTTTCCTGACCCGGGCCCACGACACCGTCCTGGGCCTGTCCGGCGACACCACCGGCCACCTCATCCGCGAACTCACCGCCACCCTCGCCGCCGACACCCGCCTGGACGCCACCGCGCTCAGCGCCGCGGACCTCGCCGACCTCGACTACGCCGCGCTCGAAGGCCACCAGACCGGCCACCCCTGGCTGGTCGCCAACAAGGGCCGACTCGGCTTCTCCGCCACCGACGCGGAAACCTGGGCCCCCGAGGCCCGCGCCCCGCGGCGGCTGCCCTGGCTCGCCGCCCACCGCCGCATCGCCCACTACCGCGGCGTCCCCGCACTCGCCACCCCCGATCGCCTCTACGACGGGGAACTCGACCCCGCCACCGCCCGCGCCTTCGCCGCCACCCTCGCCGACGCCGGCCGTAACCCGGCCGACTACCTCTACCTCCCCGTCCACCCCTGGCAGTGGGACGAGACCATCGCGCCGCTCTTCGCCCCGCAACTCGCCGACGGATCCATCATCGCGCTGCCCACTGACAACGACCTCCGCCTCCCGCAGCAGTCGATCCGCACCTTCCTCAACCTCACCCGCCCCCAGGCGCGCACCGTCAAACTCCCGCTGTCCATCCTCAACACCCTGGTCTGGCGCGGCCTGCCCACCGAACGGACCCTCGCCGCCCCCGCCGTCACCGGCTGGATGCACTCCCTACGCGACGGCGATACGTATCTGCGCGACGAGACGCGGGTGATCCTGCTCGGCGAGACCGCCTCCGTCACCGTGGAGCACCCCCTCTACGACCGGCTGCCCGGAGTCCCGTACCAGTACAAGGAGTTGCTCGGCTGTATCTGGCGGGAGCCGCTCACCCACTACCTCGTACCGGGGGAGCGCGCCCGCACGTTGGCCTCGCTGCTCCAGACCGACCCCACGGGCCGCGCGCTGACCGCGGAACTGGTGGACCGCTCCGGCCTGACCCCGCAAGGCTGGTTGACCCGGCTCTTCGCCGCCCTCCTGCCGCCGCTGCTGCACTTCCTCTACCAGTACGGGACGGTCTTCTCCCCGCACGGCGAGAACGCCATCGTCGTCTTCGACGAGAACGACATCCCCACCCGACTCGCCATGAAGGACTTCGTCGACGACGTCAACACCAGTGCCCAGCCGCTGCCGGAGCACGACGGCATGCCGGACGACGTCCGGGCGGTGCTGCTCACCGAACCCCCGGCATTTCTCACCCAGTTCATCCACTCCGGCCTGTTCGTCGGCGTCTTCCGGTACCTCGCTCCGCTGTGCGAGGACCAACTGGGCGTTCCCGAGGGGGAGTTCTGGTCACTCGTCCGGGCGGAGATCCTGCGGCACCACGAGCGCTTCCCGCACCTCAAGGAGCGGCAGGAGACCTTCGACCTGCTCACCCCGGAGATCGAGCGGCTCTGCCTGAACCGCAACCGGCTGCACGTGGACGGTTACCGCGACCGCCGCGACCGCCCGCACGCCGCCGTCCACGGCACCGTCCCCAACCCCCTGCACGTCCCGTGA
- a CDS encoding GNAT family N-acetyltransferase, translated as MPPTESGLTSPPDAVHGDPPAPHPGAAPPAAPTPAAGPLLDDLAAWPPADTPAGPFALVPVDPGRDLDRIVAWMNEPAVNAFWELAGPPETTAAHLRAQLDGDGRSVPCLGVLDGAPMSYWEIYRADLDRVARYYPARPHDTGIHLLLGAGRDRGRGLGTALLRATADLVLDRRPRCGRVIAEPDLRNTPSVAAFLGAGFRYEEEIQLPEKRAALMVRDRAHRHQL; from the coding sequence GTGCCCCCGACCGAATCCGGCCTCACCTCCCCGCCGGACGCCGTCCACGGCGACCCACCCGCGCCCCACCCCGGCGCGGCACCGCCCGCGGCCCCCACCCCGGCCGCGGGCCCGCTGCTGGACGACCTGGCCGCCTGGCCGCCGGCGGACACTCCCGCCGGGCCGTTCGCCCTCGTCCCCGTGGACCCGGGGCGCGACCTGGACCGGATCGTCGCCTGGATGAACGAGCCGGCCGTGAACGCCTTTTGGGAGCTGGCCGGCCCCCCGGAGACCACCGCCGCCCACCTGCGCGCCCAACTGGACGGCGACGGCCGCAGCGTGCCCTGCCTGGGCGTGCTGGACGGCGCCCCGATGAGCTACTGGGAGATCTACCGCGCCGACCTGGACCGCGTCGCCCGCTACTACCCGGCGCGGCCCCACGACACCGGCATCCACCTGCTGCTGGGCGCCGGCCGCGACCGCGGGCGCGGCCTGGGCACCGCGCTGCTGCGCGCCACCGCCGACCTCGTCCTGGACCGCCGCCCGCGGTGCGGACGCGTCATCGCCGAACCCGACCTGCGCAACACCCCCTCCGTCGCGGCCTTCCTGGGCGCCGGCTTCCGCTACGAGGAGGAGATCCAACTGCCCGAGAAACGCGCGGCGTTGATGGTCCGGGACCGCGCCCACCGCCACCAGCTCTGA
- a CDS encoding IucA/IucC family protein, translating to MNERPGHDGIQAAERFPAHPPGAGLVEPAVPRQQRRPGDDTCHQQTPAAGHRGAHGPVRHPDADPLDHPDPAVAADAAGIENLLRCWIREHDTPRPAGGRLRLALHASATALHVPVRHWSPTGWHRLGAPTLEGTPAGSAPLDAVTLAALLRREAAHGGDRRASDGGEHRVADGDEPPAADGPQAPDGDGAELVGRVANSVRITALFIADRRAHPAQDPGSRFLDAEQSLLLGHPLHPTPKSREGLTDAEVRAYSPELRGSFPLHWMAVDPSAVAADSAWTERGRTVPAGQLAAQLAGDGLPLPEGAVPLPLHPWQARDLASRPEVAALRDAGLLHDLGPHGPHWHPTSSVRTVCRPGAPAMLKLSLGVRITNSRRENLRKELLRGVEVHRLLRTGLAAQWQAAFPTAPGFDIVRDPAYLAVDAPDGTPVQGLDVVVRHQPFDAADDAVCIAGLTAPRPWPDHGAMRSRLESVVGALSARTGRPAGAVATEWFLRYLEAVVRPVLWLDGTAGVALEAHQQNTLVLLDADGWPVGGRYRDNQGYYFRTSRRAELDRRLPGIGIASDTFVADDVTDERFAYYLGINNVLGLIGAFGAARLIREELLLAAFRRFLTDAAAAPAAHRSTLPELLLTARTLRCKANLATRLHGLDELVGPVDTQSVYVTVPNPLVP from the coding sequence ATGAACGAACGCCCTGGCCACGACGGCATCCAGGCCGCCGAGCGGTTCCCCGCCCACCCACCGGGCGCCGGCCTCGTCGAACCGGCCGTCCCCCGCCAACAGCGCCGCCCCGGCGACGACACCTGCCACCAACAGACCCCGGCCGCCGGCCACCGCGGCGCCCACGGCCCCGTGCGCCACCCCGACGCCGACCCCCTCGACCACCCGGACCCGGCCGTCGCCGCCGACGCCGCCGGCATCGAGAACCTCCTGCGCTGCTGGATCCGCGAGCACGACACCCCCCGCCCCGCCGGCGGTCGGCTGCGGCTGGCCCTGCACGCCAGCGCCACCGCCCTGCACGTCCCCGTCCGGCACTGGTCACCCACCGGCTGGCACCGCCTGGGCGCCCCCACCCTCGAAGGCACCCCGGCCGGCTCCGCCCCGTTGGACGCCGTCACCCTCGCCGCGCTGCTGCGCCGGGAGGCCGCGCACGGCGGCGACCGGCGGGCCTCGGACGGCGGCGAACACCGGGTCGCCGACGGCGACGAACCGCCCGCAGCGGACGGCCCGCAGGCCCCGGACGGCGACGGCGCCGAACTGGTCGGCCGGGTCGCCAACTCCGTGCGCATCACCGCCCTGTTCATCGCCGACCGGCGTGCCCACCCCGCGCAGGACCCGGGCTCCCGTTTCCTCGACGCCGAGCAGTCGCTCCTCCTGGGCCACCCCCTGCACCCCACGCCCAAGAGCCGCGAGGGCCTCACCGACGCCGAGGTCCGCGCCTATTCGCCCGAACTCCGCGGCTCCTTCCCGCTCCACTGGATGGCCGTCGACCCCTCCGCCGTCGCCGCCGACTCCGCCTGGACCGAGCGCGGCCGCACCGTGCCCGCCGGGCAGCTCGCCGCCCAACTGGCCGGCGACGGACTGCCGTTGCCCGAGGGCGCCGTGCCGCTGCCGCTCCACCCCTGGCAGGCCCGGGACCTCGCCAGCCGCCCGGAGGTCGCCGCGCTGCGCGACGCCGGACTGCTGCACGACCTCGGCCCGCACGGCCCCCACTGGCACCCCACCTCCTCCGTCCGCACGGTCTGCCGCCCCGGGGCGCCCGCGATGCTCAAGCTCTCCCTGGGCGTGCGCATCACCAACTCCCGCCGGGAGAACCTCCGCAAGGAACTGCTGCGCGGCGTCGAGGTCCACCGGCTGCTGCGCACCGGACTCGCCGCGCAGTGGCAGGCCGCCTTCCCCACCGCCCCCGGCTTCGACATCGTCCGCGACCCCGCCTACCTCGCCGTCGACGCACCGGACGGCACCCCCGTCCAGGGCCTGGACGTGGTCGTCCGCCACCAGCCCTTCGACGCCGCCGACGACGCCGTCTGCATCGCCGGGCTCACCGCGCCGCGCCCCTGGCCCGACCACGGCGCGATGCGCTCCCGTCTGGAGAGCGTCGTCGGCGCGCTCAGCGCCCGCACCGGGCGGCCGGCCGGCGCGGTGGCCACGGAGTGGTTCCTGCGCTACCTCGAAGCCGTCGTCCGTCCCGTCCTCTGGCTCGACGGGACGGCCGGCGTCGCCCTGGAGGCCCACCAGCAGAACACCCTCGTCCTCCTGGACGCCGACGGCTGGCCCGTAGGCGGGCGCTACCGCGACAACCAGGGCTACTACTTCCGCACCTCCCGCCGCGCGGAGCTGGACCGGCGACTGCCGGGCATCGGCATCGCCAGCGACACCTTCGTCGCCGACGACGTCACCGACGAACGCTTCGCCTACTACCTCGGCATCAACAACGTCCTCGGCCTCATCGGGGCGTTCGGCGCGGCCCGGCTGATCCGCGAGGAGCTCCTGCTCGCCGCCTTCCGGCGGTTCCTCACCGACGCCGCGGCGGCCCCCGCCGCGCACCGCTCCACCCTGCCCGAACTGCTGCTGACCGCCCGCACCCTGCGCTGCAAGGCCAACCTCGCGACCCGGCTGCACGGCCTGGACGAGCTCGTCGGCCCGGTGGACACCCAGTCCGTCTACGTCACCGTCCCCAACCCGCTCGTGCCCTAG
- a CDS encoding diaminobutyrate--2-oxoglutarate transaminase family protein produces MALTEIGPAAAPSAHEGILRRQALRESAARTYARSLPIVPVRARGLTIEGADGRRYLDCLSGAGTLALGHNHPVVLEAIRAVLDSGAPLHVLDLATPVKDAFTTELFATLPGELAEKGRIQFCGPAGTDAVEAALTLVRTATGRQGLAAFSGAYHGMTAGALAASGGARHPGVTRLPYPYAYRCPFGTGGERGAELSARWTENLLDDPKGGVPRPAGMILEPVQGEGGVIPAPAGWLRRMREITAARDIPLIVDEVQTGVGRTGTFWAVEQSGIVPDVLVLSKAIGGSLPLAVIVYREELDAWRPGAHAGTFRGNQLAMAAGTATLAYVRRNGLATRAAELGATMLARLREVAAAHDCIGDVRGSGLMLGVELVDRDADADPLGARPAAPALAAAVQQACLERGLIVELGGRHSAVVRLLPPLTLTDEQADAVLDRLADAIAAAVRATPGPPGSPPTTLRGTPA; encoded by the coding sequence GTGGCGTTGACCGAAATCGGGCCGGCGGCCGCACCGTCGGCCCACGAGGGGATCCTGCGCCGCCAGGCCCTGCGTGAGTCCGCCGCCCGCACGTACGCGCGCTCGCTCCCGATCGTCCCGGTGCGCGCCCGCGGGCTGACCATCGAGGGCGCCGACGGCCGGCGCTACCTCGACTGCCTCTCCGGGGCCGGCACGTTGGCGCTCGGCCACAACCACCCCGTGGTCCTGGAGGCGATCCGCGCCGTCCTCGACTCCGGCGCGCCGCTGCACGTCCTCGACCTGGCGACCCCGGTCAAGGACGCCTTCACCACGGAGCTGTTCGCCACTCTGCCCGGGGAGTTGGCCGAAAAGGGGCGGATCCAGTTCTGCGGCCCGGCCGGTACCGACGCCGTCGAGGCCGCCCTCACCCTCGTCCGCACCGCCACCGGCCGCCAGGGACTCGCGGCCTTCTCCGGCGCCTACCACGGCATGACCGCCGGCGCCCTGGCCGCCTCCGGCGGGGCCCGGCACCCCGGAGTGACCCGGCTTCCCTACCCCTACGCCTACCGCTGCCCGTTCGGGACCGGCGGCGAGCGCGGCGCCGAACTCTCCGCCCGCTGGACCGAGAACCTCCTCGACGACCCCAAGGGCGGGGTGCCCCGGCCCGCCGGGATGATCCTCGAACCGGTCCAGGGCGAGGGCGGCGTGATCCCCGCCCCGGCCGGCTGGCTGCGCCGGATGCGGGAGATCACCGCCGCCCGCGACATCCCCCTGATCGTCGACGAGGTCCAGACCGGCGTCGGCCGCACCGGCACCTTCTGGGCCGTCGAACAGAGCGGCATCGTGCCCGACGTGCTCGTGCTGTCCAAGGCGATCGGCGGCAGCCTGCCGCTCGCGGTCATCGTCTACCGCGAGGAACTGGACGCCTGGCGCCCCGGCGCGCACGCCGGCACCTTCCGCGGCAACCAACTCGCCATGGCCGCCGGCACCGCCACCCTCGCCTACGTCCGCCGCAACGGCCTGGCCACCCGCGCCGCCGAGCTCGGCGCCACGATGCTCGCCCGGCTCCGCGAAGTCGCCGCCGCCCACGACTGCATCGGCGACGTCCGCGGCAGCGGCCTGATGCTCGGCGTCGAACTCGTCGACCGGGACGCCGACGCCGATCCGCTCGGCGCCCGCCCCGCCGCCCCGGCGCTCGCCGCCGCCGTCCAACAGGCGTGCCTGGAACGCGGCCTGATCGTCGAACTCGGCGGCCGGCACTCCGCCGTCGTCCGCCTGCTGCCACCCCTGACCCTCACCGACGAACAGGCGGACGCGGTCCTCGACCGGCTCGCCGACGCCATCGCGGCGGCCGTCCGCGCCACCCCCGGGCCCCCGGGCTCACCCCCCACCACCCTGCGAGGCACCCCCGCATGA